The stretch of DNA AACTGTGCTAATAAGTTCAGATGGCAATCTGTAAGTCCTGCGGTGTAAATATTAGAAATGGCTCGTTTACGTCCTTGGTGATACTCTAATCCTGCACCCAATTGAAAACAGTTATCTTCAATTTCTACACCTAAAGAAACTGTCCATCCAGGTGTTACAGATTCTGCCATAATTTTACCACTCATATCTGGTGCAAACTGATAGACTACCACTCTATCAACCTGTAACAAATATTGTACTTCTTTAACAGTTGCATTCAGAATATCTTGGAGATTCAGAGATTGGCGAATGCGTTGAGAAACAGTACGCATTAATTGTTCCCGTTCTGCTTGCATCTGAAATGCTTGCTCACTTTGCTTGCGTGCTGTAATATCCTGACCAATACCGAGAGTTTGACCATTGGGAAGTCTCACATTAGTCCAAGAGGTATCCAGCATACTACCATCTCTTAATTGGCACTTAAAGTCATGCCAAACTGGTTGTGACGACTGCATAAAATCAATCACTCTTTGACGATATTCAGGATGAGGATATAATTCTGCAAAAACATTGTGTGTTTGAAATTCTTGCAAACTCCAGCCTAAAGTTTCCTCTAAATTATGGTTCACCCACTGCACTTTACCACTAACATCAGTAAGTGCAATCATTAAAGGAATACTCTGGAATAAAGATTGTAAAAATTCATTCTCTTCTTGCAGTATAGTTTCATTATTTTTGTGTTTAGTAATATCATAAAAAACTACTAAGACCACAATTTCATCATTATATTTTAAATACTGTAAGGAAGTAATAGCCCATAAAGAAGAACCATCTTTTCTTTTAAAGAGAATTTCCTGATTATGCAGATAACCGTTATTAGACAGAGTTTCTATGAGTGAATTGAATTCTGCTATTTCCTCATATAAATCTGAAATTTTGGTATTATATAAATCTTCAGAATAAATCTGAAAGGTTTGCATAAACTCCAAGTTGGCATATAAAATCAACCCATCAGAGATGCGGAAAAGCATTAAGGGTATAGGAATGGCTTGAATAATATCTCTAATTTTGCTATGGTTAGAGACTTTTTGCCAATGTAAATCTAAATAATTAATTACTTGTTTTGCCAAACCTTGTAAGGCTTTTTGCTCCTTAACGCTCAAGTCGCGTGGCACAAAATCCATCACACTCAAACAACCTAAAGTAAATCCACTGGAATTAATTAATGGAACTCCTGCATAAAAACGAAAATAGGGATTTGAGATCACAAGAGGATGATAAATAAACCTTTGATCCTGAAGTGTATCAGGAATAATAAATATTTCATTTTGCAGAATAGTATAACTACCAAAAGCCAAATTTCGTGGAACTTCTGTGATAGTGATACCAACTTTTGACTTAAACCATTCCCTGTCAGCATCAACTAAACTAATTAAAGCAACTGGTGTTTCACAAAAGTCCGCAGCTAGTTGAGCTAAATCATCAAAATTTTCTTGAGATTGTGTGTCTATAATTTGATATTCATAGAGGATTTTTAGCCTTTCACTTTCATTATTAGGTAATTGCATCGTTTCAGATATTGTATTAATAGTGTTTTGTCACCCCATTCTCAAGAAATAATTAAGTTTTTAGGTAAACCGAAAATTGAGATTGACAAGTTTCTGTTTTTGTGTTTGCACCCTAATAATACAAATAACTGCTTGAAGTTGCTCAAGAATAGATGTCAAAGACGAGACAATATATTTTTCCCATATTTCGCTGTTTTTATATCGTAATTGTAACAAATGGTTAATTAAAAAAAACTACTTCTTGAGGAGGATGCTAAAACAATAGTTATAAATGTTAACACTTCTTTAAATGAATTAAAGAGGAAAATCTCACTGTCAACTATTAAATTCTCCGTAGTCCTGAAAAGTAGAAGTTTAAATTTATGCAATTCCACATTTCACCAAAACTGAAGCGTCGGCAATTTTTATTACAGGCTGCCATGACTACTGGTAGTATCATAGGGACAAACCTGTGGACACAATCGGGTTTAGCGCAAGCACCAACATTGATTACATTAGATAAAAATCGTCCCAGCATACCCTACGGTGTCGTTAGTGGCGATATTAACAGCAATAGCGCAGTGATTTGGAGCCGCAGCGATTGCACTTCCCGGATGATTGTAGAATATTCAACTAATGATAATTTCCGCAATAGTCGCCGAATTATTGGACAAGTGGCTGTGGAAAATACGGATTTTACAGCGCGAACTTATCTGAGTAATCTACCACCTGGACAAGATATTTTTTACCGCGTTATTTTCCAAGATTTAGCTGGTACTAATATTGACAGCGCCCCAGTGATGGGACATTTAAAAACTGCACCCCAAGGAAAGGGAAATGATATATTTTTTGCTTGGTCTGGAGATACCGCAGGTCAAGGTTGGGGAATTAATCCCGAATGGGGTGGTATGAAAATTTACGAATCTATCAGAAAATTAAACCCTGATTTTTTCGTTCATTCTGGTGATTATATTTACGCTGATAATCCCATTAAATCAGAAGTGATACTAGAGGATGGTAGTATCTGGAAAAACATCACCACAGAGGAAAAATCGAAAGTTGCAGAAACACTCAAAGAATTTCGCGGTAACTATATTTACAACCTGTTAGATGAAAATGTACGTCGCTTTAACGCCCAAGTTCCCCAACTAGTACAGTGGGATGATCATGAAGTCATAAATAATTGGTATCCAGGGCAAATATTAGATGATGATAGATACAAAATTAAGGATGTTAACTTATTAGCATCTAGGGCAAGACAAGCATTTTTAGAATATACGCCTATTCGGTTTGAGCGTAAAGACCCAAAACGCATTTATCGTAATTTTAATTATGGTGAATTGCTAGAAATTTTTATGTTAGATGAAAGAAGTTATCGTGGTAAAAACTCTCCTAATAACCAAACAGTATTAAGTGCAGAAACAGCATTTTTAGGTAATTCCCAATTACGTTGGTTAAAGAGTCAATTAAAAAGCTCAAAATCTACTTGGAAAGTAATTGCTAGTGATATGCCAATTGGTTTGATAGTACGTGATGGTAAAACCAATTTTGAAAATGCTGCTAATGGTGATGGAAAACAATTAGGAAGAGAATTAGAATTTGCTGATTTATTCCGGTTTATTAAACAGAATAATATCAAAAATGTGGTTTGGATAACTGCTGATGTACATTATGCAGCAGCCCATTATTATGATCCTAATAAGGCGCAATTTACAGACTTTAAACCTTTTTGGGAATTTGTCGCTGGTCCTCTGAATGCTGGTAATTTTGGACCTGCCCAATTAGATAATACCTTCGGTCCAGAAGTGAGATTTAAAACCGCATCGCCAGAAATAAAATTAAATCAACCACCGAGTTCAGGATTACAATTTTTTGGAACAGTGAAAATTGATGGCAAAACTGAAGTTTTAACTGTTAGTTTTCATAATTTGGAGGGTAAGAAAATCTATAATGTAGATTTACAACCAGAGGCTTAGGTATTGGTGACTGGTAAACGGGGATAGGGAATGTGGAGAATAACTACAATTGAAATTTGGGAAGGGGCTTTTGCCAACTCTTTGACCTTAACAAAGACTGCCCTAAAGATTTACTGTCAGGGCATAACTACTAATTCACGATCGCGTTACAATTTCTAGTCAAACATGACTGAAAATCACTAGTGTATATTAAGCCCTTCCTACTCCCCATCATCATTTCTTTTTCTCGATCCTGCGATCGCACCATCCAATTTAACTACCTAAGCAACTTCACAGAAAGCGTTAAATTTAATACATTCATACTACTTTTATTTTCGCAACCAGCAACATCAGTAAAAAATGAGAGTTTTTCCTTCTTTGCCAATTTGTCAATTTCAGAGATTTTTGGTACATAAAAATTAAGTCAACTACAAGGTTCACTTTTTATCCCTCATTGGACACCCAGCATAGTGAGTGCTAAACGTCTACCAGAAACCACCGCCCATGTCAGAATCACCCGCCAATCTTGGCAACATGGCTTTCTTGAAGGTGATGTCAGCGCCGGCGATTTTGAATGGCATTTTCAGTGGCATTTCCGGCGGGGAGA from Anabaena sphaerica FACHB-251 encodes:
- a CDS encoding GAF domain-containing protein; translated protein: MQLPNNESERLKILYEYQIIDTQSQENFDDLAQLAADFCETPVALISLVDADREWFKSKVGITITEVPRNLAFGSYTILQNEIFIIPDTLQDQRFIYHPLVISNPYFRFYAGVPLINSSGFTLGCLSVMDFVPRDLSVKEQKALQGLAKQVINYLDLHWQKVSNHSKIRDIIQAIPIPLMLFRISDGLILYANLEFMQTFQIYSEDLYNTKISDLYEEIAEFNSLIETLSNNGYLHNQEILFKRKDGSSLWAITSLQYLKYNDEIVVLVVFYDITKHKNNETILQEENEFLQSLFQSIPLMIALTDVSGKVQWVNHNLEETLGWSLQEFQTHNVFAELYPHPEYRQRVIDFMQSSQPVWHDFKCQLRDGSMLDTSWTNVRLPNGQTLGIGQDITARKQSEQAFQMQAEREQLMRTVSQRIRQSLNLQDILNATVKEVQYLLQVDRVVVYQFAPDMSGKIMAESVTPGWTVSLGVEIEDNCFQLGAGLEYHQGRKRAISNIYTAGLTDCHLNLLAQFEVKANLIVPILIETSGENSVSCLWGLLIAHQCSAPREWEENQLDLLDHLTVQIAIAIQQSSIFEQAQIEIAHRQKAEIKLRSALAEKEVLLKEVHHRVKNNLQIVSSLLQLQAQTLQDAEIIKAIRESQNRIESISLIHKNLYTSPNIGKLDIADYINNLVAGLLISYQIVPGKINLQTNIDSVSLNVDEAIACGLVINELISNALKHAFPNNQKGEISISLHNSSNNIELTVQDNGIGLPDGLDWRNTNSLGLSLVYDLVTEQLEGNITVERNQGTLFHIEFPQLTLHNSIANGAS
- a CDS encoding alkaline phosphatase D family protein, producing the protein MQFHISPKLKRRQFLLQAAMTTGSIIGTNLWTQSGLAQAPTLITLDKNRPSIPYGVVSGDINSNSAVIWSRSDCTSRMIVEYSTNDNFRNSRRIIGQVAVENTDFTARTYLSNLPPGQDIFYRVIFQDLAGTNIDSAPVMGHLKTAPQGKGNDIFFAWSGDTAGQGWGINPEWGGMKIYESIRKLNPDFFVHSGDYIYADNPIKSEVILEDGSIWKNITTEEKSKVAETLKEFRGNYIYNLLDENVRRFNAQVPQLVQWDDHEVINNWYPGQILDDDRYKIKDVNLLASRARQAFLEYTPIRFERKDPKRIYRNFNYGELLEIFMLDERSYRGKNSPNNQTVLSAETAFLGNSQLRWLKSQLKSSKSTWKVIASDMPIGLIVRDGKTNFENAANGDGKQLGRELEFADLFRFIKQNNIKNVVWITADVHYAAAHYYDPNKAQFTDFKPFWEFVAGPLNAGNFGPAQLDNTFGPEVRFKTASPEIKLNQPPSSGLQFFGTVKIDGKTEVLTVSFHNLEGKKIYNVDLQPEA
- a CDS encoding DUF3146 family protein; translated protein: MSAKRLPETTAHVRITRQSWQHGFLEGDVSAGDFEWHFQWHFRRGELSVKPSQGRALIKEPLGRFLEKQDYQLEPGGDYAFTIRAEL